A segment of the Rattus norvegicus strain BN/NHsdMcwi chromosome 16, GRCr8, whole genome shotgun sequence genome:
AGGCTGTCTCTGCAGCTGggttgttcacacacacacatacacacacacacacacacacacacacacacacacacacacacacacacacacacactgctatctCCAGCTAGCCGCTGACTTATGTTTTTGAGGTATTAGGGGGAAACCAGACTGTACACTGTAGGACTTTGACCACTAAAGACAGCTTTGTCAGTTTCTATCACCCAACGGTTTTGAACTGcgggaagggggttgggggagggggtgttaacAACCCGTGTCCGAAGTTAGGTTAGTTACCCGTACTCAATATGCCAGTAAAAATAGCCAGATTAATCATGGAAAGACGAAAATGGAAAACGGAGAATTATAACGGAGAATTATTCAACATAGTCACATTACTGACTTGGAGCACTGGCTTTGACTCCAAATTCGATGACACACCACGTTTTGTGGTGGCACGTAGTTTGTTTTGATCCTTTATCCGGGTTCCTAGCGGATTGGCTTTAAAGACTATCCTTAAATCAAAGCAGCAATTCTCCAGGCTGCTGAGTTACTCATTAAGAGATGCTGTAGTGCAGGTGCAGAGGGCGATCTGGAAAACCGTGTGATGGGGAAGAGCGAAAGTGATGGAGCCCAGAGGCTGTGACTGTGTGACAGCCGGGTGGGCTCTATATGCTCTCGGGTCATTTCACACTGCGGTTGGGGAGTCCCGGGTGCCTAGGAACGCTCAGTGGCCAGTCTGGCCTAAGGCTCTTCTAAACCAGCGCTTGAGGTCAGATAGGGCTGGAAAGCCTGCGGTCCGGAACAACGCAGGTGGGCGTGTCGTCCGGCGCTGCCCCTGCGCCGCCCCGCCCCCTCGGTCGCAGCGCCGCGCCGATTGGCTCGCCCGCAGCCTGTCAGCCGTCACGTGTCGGAGCGTCCCGGGCGCCTGGCTGTGGGCGGCCCGGCATGGACCCTCAGGCAGCCACCGGTCCGGGGCCGGGCGAGCCGAGTGCATGGGAGGCCCCCAGCGCGGAGGTGAGCGCCACGGGGTGGGGGATGCGGGCACCCGCGACCACCCGGGCTGGAAGTCGAGGGGCTCGAGCGCTCCGGAGAGACCGCTCACCCGGGAAACGCCGGGGCCGCGCGAGTGCGCGCAGAGCCTGTCCGGTAACGGCGGTGGGCGCGGAAACGCGCGTGGACCCGAGCCCTAGGCTGTGGCTGGCGCGGGAGGGAGAGAACACCGGGGCTTCTCGGGAGCTCCTGCGGGAGTGAATGCAAAGAACGCGGAGCTGGCCGCCCCGAGCTGGTTCCAGCAGCAGGGGGCCGGGTCAGGCGGGAGCGGCGaggaaacatctttttttttaaccttacctTGAGGACCTCTGGCCATTGATAGGGATGTGCCGCTGATGTCACCCGTGCTTTTCCCCATTTGACAAAACGAAAGAGCCCGTCGTGTTACGGGGTTTCCAGAAACTTGTTTTCAAGTGCCCGCCAATGCAGCCTTTTCCCACGACCTGCCCTTATTGCGTCTACCTCTCCAGTGACTTCTTGACTGTAGGCATCCTTTTTACCAGAAGCCACGCCTGTACCTGGCACAACGTATATGCTAATTGGGTGTATGAGTGGAATGCTTACTTGGACATCAGTACTTGTACCATCAGATGGTACTTGAAGCGACAGCACCAATAGATTTgcaaagaaaattacttttgcaAAATAGAAAGTCAGGGCGGAGCTGGAAAGGATGTTTTTGGGTGAGAAGGTAGGCCCAGCAAAGGTCTGGATATGAGAAAGTACGGGGCAAATGGCCTTGGAGCTTGGGTCGGAGGGCAGGCCTTTTTCAGGAAGAGGACTGTGTTCAGCAAGTTGAGGAACGTGAGAGGCAATATGGATGCCATCGCCAGTCTGTGATGGCAGCAGAGGGCCTGTGAAGGTTTTGAGTGGAGGAGTGATTACACTTGCTAAGAGTGAGCAGGAGTAGAGAGATGGGCATAGGTTCACATAAGACGTTCAGCTCCTAGGGGGGCAACAGTGGCCCATGGTTATCACTGACTACAAGAGATGAATTGAGCTGTTAAAGCTCAGGAGTGACTAGATAATGAACGCTAATTTGGGTGAGTGCTAAGTACAGTTTACATGCAGGATGAAGGGTGCTTAAGGCCGGAGAGACAACCTTGGTGGTCTTACAGAGTTCGGCTTAGTTCTCCGCACCCACAACAGATGTCTCAGCCCTCTGCAACTCCctctccagggatcctcctggtAGATTCGCACATacaattatatacaaataaagtaaatatataaataaataaataagtggattAAAGTCAAAGAAATGTTACCTCCTTGAAGTCTTAACAggtggttttgttattgttgttggctttattttattgtaatttttttttttttgagatagggtctcatgtagcctaggatCTGAGCTCACTTTGTGGCCAAGAATGATCTTAAATTTCTGACCCTTCTGCCCCTCCCTCCTAGATGCTGGGATTCTGAGTATGACCCACCTGTAGTATGTTATGTAGGGTTGGAAAGTCAGTGTGGAGCTTTGTGCACACAGGGCAAacactctcccactgagctctGTCTCCAAGCCATAGTGGATGTTTTATGAATGTCCCTTCATCATAGGACCCCTCCCAGGACATAACAACCATTTCTGTTTCTAGAGGTCACACCCTGAATGAATGGCAGGGCTAAGACTGAATGAACTCTGCCTGACCATCCACGCTCTGGACATTACGGGTTCCACTGCAGAGAGATCTTGGGGGGAATAAAGTTTGGGGAACTTTGAAGTAACAGGGCATAACATTCCTGGTTGGCAGTGGGGATTAGGTATTCCTTCCAGTGTTTAGAACTCAGGCGGCTTCCCCCATGGACCACTGCGGGCATGGCTTTGTTAGGAGTTGTTAGACATTGagacaaagaactgaaaaaggcAAAGGTTTGCAGAGAAGTTGCAGGATCGGGAAACAGCAGTCAATCCTAGCCAAGAAGAAGAGAGATGAAGTTAGGGCAGTTGAAGTGTTCATAAACTTAGAGGAAAGAGTTTCCACAGACCTGAGGTTACAAACTGAGTCCAGGGAGCTGTCCCATCTAGCCTCAGGGTCTGTGAGCTTGGGGAAGTCCTGCTGCCCAGACTTCTGAAGAGGGCCCAGGGGTGAGAGCAAAGCCAGCATCTGTCAGTTGGCCACTGCAGGAGGGCACACCCAGTGGTCAGAGCGGAGAAGTGCTGCTGGGTGATGCCTTGCGCAGGGCAGTATGGGAGGGAGGGTTTGGGGCTTCAGAGCAGTGACACGCCCCACATACCCAGTTTCCTGGTGATTATTTCTTCTTCCACAGGCTGGTCTTGCCACAGCTGACCTCTCtggtggggagacagagactgagcTAGACGTGGACCGACTAGGCAAGTAGACGGTGGAGACTGGGGTGTCCCCTGGAAGAGATGGAGGGAAACAGCACGGTccctctgtcttgtctgtcttctcGTGTTGGCCAGCCCTCTTTGCCCATTGTCTGAGTGGAACTGTTGGTTTGCAAGCTTCCAGGAGGTACTGGATGCCCGTGGATCCAAACCACCCCATTTCACTGGGAGGAACAGCTTGAGACTATGAAAAGCATCTGGTGTGTGAAGCTAGGAAAAGTCTCCGTTACACATCCAGGTTGAGTTAGAAGATCTGTAGTGATGCTACCCAGGATACTCGCCACCGTGTAGTTCCGTGATGCTCTGCTCCATCCTGGAGGAGAGTCCTAACAGGCAGTGCTGGTCTGTACAACCTGGGCACAGAATGGGTACGGCCAGAGCCGGTGCCGAGTGCACACTGTATTTCAGGCACAGATCcagctgtcccccccccccccaaataaactCACAACAACCTGATGACTGTTTCACCAATGAGAAACTTAAGGTGCATAGTAAAGTCTTAAAATGCAGCAAAAGACATATAACTTGTGTTTACCATTAAACTAAATTACAGCATATGATCTGGTTCATTCAGCTCCATGACAGTGTGTACAACTGTCACAACTACGGCTAGGATGTTTTCATGGCTCCAGAAAGAAGTCCTGTACCTGGAATAAACACTTTCCACTCTCTAGTTCTTGAGCCCCTATTGATAGCTTCCCCCACCCCTAATAATTTACCTATTATGCACATGCAAGTGTGAATTTACAGTAAGTGAAATTATACAATACATGGTCCCTCATGGCCCGGCTTCTCTCAACTCAGCACATTTCCAAGGTCCATTCCTGTAGCAGCCTCTGTCAGCACCCATCCCTCACGAGACTGAACACGTCCATCAGGTATCCTGCATTTTGTGGATCATTCATCCTCTGATGACATGACATTTGGTGATGGAATGGTGTCACACTGAACTTCTTTTTGTCTGGAATGTGTTTTATAGTTCTTGTGTGGGCACTGTTTCGAGTAGAGCTGCCAGGGCGTGTGGTGATTCCGTGTTTAAGTTACTGAGGAGTCAGGACCTTCAGTGTCGAACAGCTCAGGACAGAGCTGACTGAAGTGGTCTCCAGACTCCGCCCTCTCCACTTCAGTGCTTTACAGCTGTGACGACAGTCTTAACACCATGGCTTTCCAGGCCACTTACTTCCTTTCCTCAGACCCGGTATCGCCACAGCAGCCCGTGTTTTGGAGGTCCATTGGCCTTCCGTAGGCTTTGTCATGTTACCATGTGGCTTCTCTGAATTCAGGAGGAAGAACGTGCAGACTGGACAGGCcctgttctgttttcctttgtggACTTGCATCTAACAAGCTTCAAAAGGAAACGTGGGATGCGGGCTTGAATAGCAGAAGTACACTTTGCCAGAGGCCTTTGGGTTCATTGTAAATTACCTGAAGATGTCCCCTTCATAAGTCAACACCCTCTGTACTGAGTGGCCTAGTTTAAGACAAACATCTTGGAAAACGTGGTCAACTTCATTtccaaaaatataaactaaatacTAAGTGCTCAAGTATCAAAAGAGCTGTGTCTAGATTTTTTCTGATTCCTTAGACAAGGGCTGTCAGAAATTTTTCAGCTATATGAGCAGACCTCCAGTTTATCAATTTTCTAAAATGTCTGTTTGTTCATAGCCAGTGGAGCTCAGAGCATCCCTACTGACGTTCCTACCCATGCCGAGGGCCCAAGTTCTGAAGAGGAAGGCTTTGCAATGGAGAAGGAAGCGGATGGGGAACTGTATGCCTGGGAGCTGTCAGAAGGTCCAGCCTGCCCACCCATGGAACAGGCTTCTGGTCTTTTTAACGAGGACTGGGACTTGGAGCTGAAAGCGGACCAAGGGAATCCTTACGGTAGGTAGGGGGCAGTAGTGGGCAGTGGGAGCAGCGGGGCTGAGCCTGAGCAGCTCAGACCCTGCACACTGGCCCTCAAGGCAGACAGCATGGAAGTCGGATGGTGTTCCACTGCTCTACTGCTCCAGGACTGGAATCCCTTCGTCTTTcctatattaaaaacaaatgcacCCAATCCACAACATGTTGATttgcttaaaaagaaaattctagtgTTTGAGctgaggggctgagctgaaaGTACTCTGCTGTCTGGCCCTTTGTATTCCTTAGGGATTGTTCAGAGTGACCTGTTTGCATTTCCTCAGGAAAGGaggggctggtgtgtgtgtgtgtgtgtgtgtgtgtgtgtgtgtgtgtgtgtgtgtgtgtgtgtacgtgcgtgagtgtgctcatgcatgcatgtgtgtatgcacacgagtgtatgtgtatgtctactATTAAAATAATTGCAATATTGTTCCCTCTAGACTTTTTTCTTGTGCAATCCAGTTTGACTTTCCCTCTTGAATCTCTTTTGAAATTGTCTGCAGATGCTGATGACGTCCAAGGGAGCATTTCCCAAGAGATTAAGCCGTGGGTGTGCTGTGCACCACAAGGAGATATGATGTATGACCCCAGTTGGCACCATCCACCCCCACTGATACCACATTACTCCAAGATGGTCTTTGAAACAGGACAGTTTGATGATGCAGAAGACTAAAAGTCACTTCCTTCAGTGGAGGAGTTACTCTGTCCTCCAAAAACCAAGTTGTTTGCTGTGTTCTAAGTTCCAAGGCATCGTTCCCAGTGACCTCCCAGTGTGGGCTACAGACAGGCATTAACTGGGGcgtgttgtcgttgttgttgttgttgttgttgttgttgtggacTCTGGAGTGTGTTGGAATTTGTCTGTGTCAGGGTTGTGTTCTTTATAAATAAAGTTAAGGAAATGACCTAGTGTGCTTTGTCTGCATTTCTTCCCTATAATTATGTGCTTCTGCCCAGGGCCTTGCTCCCTCACTTGAAATCCTTGAATTACATTTTAAGGATGGAAATACTTAAGGGACATAAACTACGCTCAAGAGAAAAAGCTGTAGCTTCGCTTCTGTGTACCTGGCAAGTTTTAGCAGGGATTGTAACCCAGGGGTCACTGGTGATGCCGTGGCTTATTTCTATCCCCTCTGAAGGAAAGGCTAAGTATTTA
Coding sequences within it:
- the Coprs gene encoding coordinator of PRMT5 and differentiation stimulator, which gives rise to MDPQAATGPGPGEPSAWEAPSAEAGLATADLSGGETETELDVDRLASGAQSIPTDVPTHAEGPSSEEEGFAMEKEADGELYAWELSEGPACPPMEQASGLFNEDWDLELKADQGNPYDADDVQGSISQEIKPWVCCAPQGDMMYDPSWHHPPPLIPHYSKMVFETGQFDDAED
- the Coprs gene encoding coordinator of PRMT5 and differentiation stimulator isoform X1, coding for MDPQAATGPGPGEPSAWEAPSAEAGLATADLSGGETETELDVDRLGNGAQSIPTDVPTHAEGPSSEEEGFAMEKEADGELYAWELSEGPACPPMEQASGLFNEDWDLELKADQGNPYDADDVQGSISQEIKPWVCCAPQGDMMYDPSWHHPPPLIPHYSKMVFETGQFDDAED